One Mycolicibacterium crocinum DNA window includes the following coding sequences:
- a CDS encoding VOC family protein has product MSGPVLPGVIRQIGYIVQDFDKALDEFLALGVGPFYVLRGIEQTGIYRGQDCTVKLTLGLANSGDMQIEIIHQDNDAPSIYSEFTSAGGDGFHQWAYWAEDYDAALAAGQAAGWPVVWSGGDASTARYAYFEPPSGTAATIIELMELTSATIGMGELVRSASVDWDGSDPIRTLFG; this is encoded by the coding sequence GTGTCTGGACCCGTGTTGCCCGGTGTGATCCGTCAAATCGGCTACATCGTGCAGGATTTCGACAAGGCGCTAGACGAGTTTCTCGCGCTGGGTGTCGGTCCGTTCTACGTGCTGCGCGGGATCGAGCAGACCGGGATCTACCGCGGCCAGGACTGCACGGTGAAGCTGACACTGGGGTTGGCCAACAGCGGCGATATGCAGATCGAGATCATCCACCAGGACAACGATGCGCCGTCGATCTACTCGGAGTTCACCTCGGCGGGCGGAGATGGTTTTCACCAGTGGGCCTACTGGGCCGAGGACTACGACGCCGCCTTGGCCGCCGGCCAGGCCGCGGGGTGGCCGGTGGTGTGGTCGGGTGGTGATGCGAGCACAGCCCGCTACGCCTACTTCGAACCGCCGTCGGGCACGGCCGCGACGATCATCGAGCTGATGGAGCTCACCTCGGCGACGATCGGGATGGGTGAACTGGTGCGGTCGGCCTCGGTCGACTGGGACGGCAGCGACCCGATCCGGACACTGTTCGGGTAG
- the lpqB gene encoding MtrAB system accessory lipoprotein LpqB yields MRRRLLALLLAGLVAVTTGGCAGVPNSSAPQAIGTVERPQPKSLPKPTPGMDPDQLLREFLKATADPANRHLAARQFLTAAASSGWDDQGSALLIDNVVFVETRTPDRVSVTMKADMLGSLSDVGVFETAAGQLPDPGPLELVQTPDGWRIDKLPNGVFLDWQQFQATYKRNTLYFVDPTGKTVVPDPRYVAVSDADQLATELLNKLIAGPRPEMARSVRNLLGPVKMMGPVTRADGGKTGIGRGYGGAKVDLENLTTTDPHSRQLLAAQIIWTLARADIKGPYVINADGAALDDRFADGWDTTDVAATDPGAVDGAAAGVHALIRGSMVSLDGQRATPVPGSFGQMNDQVSAALSRTGQAIASVTVQRPGAPDMVSSVWIGPNGGVAAKATDARSLTRPSWALDDAVWVVVDGNSVVRVIQEQASGQPARIPVDSAAVVSQFPGAITELQLSRDGTRAAMVVNGQVILANVEQTPAGEFALTYPRRLGFGLGSSVVSLSWRTGDDIVVTRTDAAHPVSYVNIDGVNSDGPSGNIVMPVTAVAANPAAVYVSDSRGVLQLSGNSAENSQSWSDVRPFLTPGAVPVLPG; encoded by the coding sequence GTGAGACGCCGGCTACTGGCCCTGCTGCTGGCCGGGTTGGTCGCCGTGACGACGGGTGGATGTGCCGGTGTGCCGAATTCCTCCGCGCCGCAGGCGATCGGGACCGTCGAACGTCCCCAGCCCAAGAGCCTGCCCAAGCCCACGCCCGGTATGGACCCCGATCAGCTGTTGCGCGAATTCCTCAAGGCCACCGCCGATCCGGCGAATCGGCATCTCGCGGCCCGGCAATTCCTCACCGCCGCGGCGTCCAGTGGGTGGGACGACCAGGGCAGTGCGCTGCTGATCGACAATGTCGTGTTCGTCGAAACCCGCACGCCTGATCGGGTTTCGGTCACGATGAAGGCCGACATGCTCGGTTCACTGTCCGACGTGGGCGTGTTCGAAACTGCCGCAGGCCAGCTGCCAGATCCCGGACCGCTCGAGTTGGTGCAGACCCCCGATGGCTGGCGGATCGACAAGCTGCCCAACGGTGTGTTTTTGGATTGGCAACAATTCCAGGCGACCTACAAGCGCAATACGCTGTACTTCGTCGACCCGACCGGCAAGACCGTCGTTCCCGATCCGCGCTATGTCGCGGTGTCCGACGCCGACCAGCTGGCCACCGAGTTGCTCAACAAACTGATCGCCGGGCCCCGTCCGGAGATGGCGCGCTCGGTGCGCAACCTGTTGGGTCCGGTGAAGATGATGGGCCCGGTGACCCGAGCCGACGGCGGCAAGACGGGTATCGGTCGCGGCTACGGCGGGGCGAAGGTCGACCTGGAGAATTTGACCACCACCGATCCGCATAGCCGGCAACTGCTTGCCGCGCAGATCATTTGGACGCTCGCGCGGGCCGACATCAAGGGCCCGTATGTGATCAATGCCGACGGCGCGGCCCTCGATGACCGGTTCGCCGACGGTTGGGACACCACCGATGTGGCGGCCACTGATCCGGGTGCGGTCGACGGCGCCGCGGCGGGTGTGCACGCCTTGATCCGCGGATCGATGGTGTCGCTGGACGGTCAGCGGGCCACGCCGGTGCCCGGCTCGTTCGGTCAGATGAACGATCAGGTGTCGGCGGCGCTATCGCGGACCGGACAGGCCATCGCATCGGTCACGGTGCAGCGGCCCGGCGCACCCGACATGGTGTCCTCGGTGTGGATCGGCCCGAACGGGGGAGTGGCGGCGAAAGCGACCGATGCGCGGTCGTTGACCCGACCGTCGTGGGCGTTGGACGACGCGGTGTGGGTGGTGGTCGACGGCAACAGCGTCGTACGGGTGATCCAGGAGCAGGCCTCGGGACAGCCCGCCCGCATTCCGGTCGACTCGGCGGCGGTGGTATCCCAATTTCCCGGTGCCATAACCGAATTGCAGCTTTCTCGGGATGGCACCAGGGCGGCCATGGTGGTCAACGGCCAGGTGATTCTGGCGAATGTGGAGCAGACCCCCGCGGGGGAGTTCGCGCTGACCTATCCGCGCCGGCTCGGGTTCGGACTCGGCTCGTCGGTGGTGTCGCTCTCATGGCGCACCGGCGACGACATCGTCGTCACCCGAACCGATGCCGCACATCCGGTGTCGTACGTGAATATCGACGGGGTCAACTCCGACGGGCCGAGCGGCAACATCGTGATGCCGGTGACGGCGGTCGCGGCAAACCCGGCGGCGGTCTATGTGTCCGACAGCCGCGGAGTGCTGCAACTGTCGGGCAACAGTGCCGAGAACAGTCAATCCTGGTCGGATGTACGGCCTTTCCTGACGCCCGGCGCCGTGCCGGTGCTTCCCGGCTGA
- the hpf gene encoding ribosome hibernation-promoting factor, HPF/YfiA family, whose amino-acid sequence MSIDSVNTGQLLADDDDLAEPDANAEVQVCGRNVEIPDHYRVYVAQKLARLERFDRSIYRFDVELEHERNRRQRKNCQHVEITARGRGPVVRGEACADSFYGAFEAAVHKLENRLRRTKDRRKVHYGDKTPVSLHEATAVTPLIDAAAAFTPEQPAVQEPAVDDHEPGRIVRTKEHPAKPMTVDDALYEMELVGHDFFLFHDKESDRPSVVYRRHAYDYGLIRLG is encoded by the coding sequence ATGTCAATCGATTCCGTGAACACCGGTCAATTGCTCGCCGACGATGACGACCTTGCCGAACCGGACGCCAATGCCGAAGTGCAGGTGTGCGGGCGCAACGTCGAAATCCCCGATCACTACCGCGTCTATGTCGCGCAGAAGCTCGCTCGCCTCGAACGGTTCGACCGCTCGATCTACCGCTTCGATGTCGAGCTCGAGCACGAACGCAACCGCCGCCAACGTAAGAACTGTCAGCACGTCGAGATCACCGCGCGCGGTCGCGGGCCGGTGGTCCGTGGGGAGGCCTGTGCCGACAGTTTCTACGGCGCCTTCGAGGCTGCCGTCCACAAACTCGAGAACCGGCTGCGGCGCACGAAGGATCGGCGCAAGGTTCACTACGGCGACAAGACACCGGTATCGCTTCACGAGGCCACCGCGGTGACTCCGCTCATCGACGCGGCTGCGGCGTTCACGCCCGAGCAGCCCGCCGTCCAGGAGCCGGCGGTCGACGACCACGAACCGGGCCGCATCGTGCGTACCAAGGAGCACCCCGCCAAGCCGATGACCGTCGACGATGCGCTCTACGAAATGGAGCTCGTCGGCCACGACTTCTTCCTGTTCCATGACAAGGAGAGCGATCGGCCGTCGGTGGTCTACCGCCGCCACGCCTATGACTATGGGTTGATCCGGCTGGGCTGA
- a CDS encoding Rv3235 family protein, which yields MSCVVPVVDYEPPVLHTAPERTHQLRPRALGSAPRPAPPAAPSAPMRAAGGFADAALRRVLEVIDRRRSLAQLRPLLAPGLVESLLPAVARHEGNGAARLRRLRVQPVSSDGSAAEVAATYTRDERMHAIACRVEQVMTPTGLRWQVVALHIG from the coding sequence ATGTCCTGCGTCGTTCCCGTCGTCGACTACGAGCCGCCGGTGCTGCACACCGCACCCGAGCGGACGCACCAGCTGCGTCCCCGCGCCCTCGGATCAGCGCCCCGCCCCGCACCGCCCGCGGCCCCGTCCGCGCCGATGCGTGCCGCAGGCGGATTCGCCGACGCGGCCCTGCGCCGTGTGCTCGAGGTGATCGACCGGCGGCGCTCGCTGGCGCAGCTACGCCCCTTGCTCGCCCCCGGCCTGGTGGAGTCGCTGCTGCCTGCGGTCGCCCGCCACGAGGGCAACGGCGCCGCACGACTGCGTCGGCTACGAGTGCAACCGGTCAGCAGCGACGGATCGGCCGCGGAAGTGGCCGCGACCTACACCCGAGACGAGCGCATGCACGCCATCGCCTGTCGCGTCGAACAGGTCATGACGCCCACCGGCCTGCGGTGGCAGGTGGTGGCGTTGCACATCGGCTAG
- the secA gene encoding preprotein translocase subunit SecA, with amino-acid sequence MLSKLLRLGEGRMVKRLKGVADYVNTLSDDVEKLSDGELRAKTDEFKKRVADGESLDDLLPEAFAVAREAAWRVLQQRHFDVQVMGGAALHFGNVAEMKTGEGKTLTCVLPAYLNALSGDGVHVVTVNDYLAKRDSEWMGRVHRFLGLDVGVILSGLTPDERRAAYAADITYGTNNEFGFDYLRDNMAHSVEEMVQRGHNYAIVDEVDSILIDEARTPLIISGPADGASHWYTEFARLAPLMKKDTHYEVDIKKRTVGVHELGVEFVEDQLGIDNLYEAANSPLVSYLNNALKAKELFERDKEYIVRNGEVLIVDEFTGRVLIGRRYNEGMHQAIEAKENVEIKAENQTLATITLQNYFRLYDKLAGMTGTAETEAAELHEIYKLGVVPIPTNRPMIRKDQTDLIYKTEEAKYIAVVDDVVERYEKGQPVLIGTTSVERSEYLSRQFQKRRVPHNVLNAKFHEQEAGIIAEAGRRGAITVATNMAGRGTDVVLGGNVDFLVDQRLRERGLDPVETPDEYEAAWQEELPKVKEQAAKEAEHVIEVGGLYVLGTERHESRRIDNQLRGRSGRQGDPGESRFYLSLGDELMRRFNGATLESLLTRLNLPDDVPIEAKMVTRAIKSAQTQVEQQNFEIRKNVLKYDEVMNQQRKVIYEERRRILEGENLQQQAHDMLVDVITAYVNGATAEGYAEDWDLEQLWTALKQLYPVGIDHHDLLDNDAIGEPGELTREELLDALVEDAEKAYATREAEIEALAGEGAMRQLERNVLLNVIDRKWREHLYEMDYLKEGIGLRAMAQRDPLVEYQREGYDMFVGMLDGLKEESVGFLFNVQVEATPAPAVAPVDTPAGLADLGNQQQEPAPALRAKGIDDDDSRQLTYSGPAEDGSAEVQRNGGGKHAATAGTTRKERREAARKQSKSSSRLRRG; translated from the coding sequence GTGCTGTCGAAGTTGCTGCGCCTTGGTGAAGGTCGCATGGTCAAGCGCCTCAAGGGGGTGGCTGACTACGTCAACACCTTGTCCGACGACGTAGAGAAGTTGTCGGACGGCGAGCTGCGGGCCAAGACCGACGAGTTCAAGAAGCGCGTTGCTGACGGCGAAAGCCTCGATGACCTGCTCCCCGAGGCTTTCGCCGTCGCCCGCGAGGCGGCCTGGCGGGTCCTGCAGCAGCGCCACTTCGACGTCCAGGTGATGGGCGGCGCCGCCCTGCACTTCGGCAACGTCGCCGAGATGAAGACCGGTGAGGGCAAGACCCTGACCTGTGTGCTTCCCGCCTACCTCAACGCGCTGTCCGGCGACGGCGTCCACGTCGTCACGGTCAACGACTACCTGGCCAAACGCGACAGCGAGTGGATGGGCCGTGTGCACCGCTTCCTGGGCCTGGACGTCGGCGTCATCCTGTCCGGACTGACCCCGGACGAGCGCCGCGCCGCCTACGCCGCCGACATCACCTACGGCACCAACAACGAGTTCGGCTTCGACTACCTGCGCGACAACATGGCCCACTCGGTCGAGGAGATGGTGCAGCGCGGCCACAACTACGCGATCGTCGACGAGGTCGACTCGATCCTCATCGACGAGGCCCGTACCCCGCTGATCATCTCCGGCCCGGCCGACGGCGCCTCGCACTGGTACACCGAGTTCGCCCGGCTGGCCCCGCTGATGAAGAAGGACACCCATTACGAGGTCGACATCAAGAAGCGCACCGTCGGCGTGCACGAGCTGGGTGTCGAGTTCGTCGAAGACCAACTCGGCATCGACAACCTGTACGAGGCCGCCAACTCGCCGCTGGTCAGTTACCTCAACAACGCGCTGAAGGCCAAGGAGCTCTTCGAGCGCGACAAGGAATACATCGTCCGCAACGGCGAGGTCCTGATCGTCGACGAGTTCACCGGCCGCGTGCTGATCGGCCGCCGCTACAACGAGGGCATGCACCAGGCCATTGAGGCCAAGGAGAACGTCGAGATCAAGGCCGAGAACCAGACGCTGGCCACGATCACCCTGCAGAACTACTTCCGCCTCTACGACAAGCTCGCCGGCATGACCGGTACCGCCGAGACCGAGGCCGCCGAGCTGCACGAGATCTACAAGCTCGGTGTGGTCCCGATCCCGACGAACCGTCCGATGATCCGTAAAGATCAGACCGACCTGATCTACAAGACCGAGGAAGCCAAGTACATCGCCGTCGTCGACGACGTCGTCGAGCGCTACGAGAAGGGCCAGCCGGTCCTCATCGGCACCACCAGCGTCGAGCGGTCGGAGTACCTTTCGCGGCAGTTCCAGAAGCGGCGGGTCCCGCACAACGTGCTCAACGCCAAGTTCCACGAGCAGGAGGCCGGCATCATCGCCGAGGCCGGCCGGCGCGGCGCGATCACGGTGGCCACCAACATGGCCGGCCGTGGTACCGACGTCGTGCTCGGCGGCAACGTCGACTTCCTGGTCGACCAGCGCCTGCGGGAGCGGGGTCTGGATCCCGTCGAGACTCCCGACGAGTATGAGGCCGCCTGGCAGGAAGAGCTGCCGAAGGTCAAGGAGCAGGCGGCCAAAGAAGCCGAGCACGTCATCGAGGTCGGTGGCCTCTACGTGCTGGGCACCGAGCGCCACGAGTCCCGTCGTATCGACAACCAGCTGCGTGGTCGTTCCGGTCGCCAGGGCGATCCGGGCGAGTCCCGCTTCTACCTGTCGCTGGGCGACGAACTCATGCGGCGCTTCAACGGTGCCACGCTGGAAAGCCTGCTGACCCGCCTCAACCTGCCCGACGACGTGCCGATCGAGGCCAAGATGGTGACCCGCGCGATCAAGAGCGCGCAGACCCAGGTCGAGCAGCAGAACTTCGAGATCCGCAAGAACGTCCTCAAGTACGACGAGGTGATGAACCAGCAGCGCAAGGTCATCTACGAGGAGCGCCGCCGGATCCTAGAGGGCGAGAACCTCCAGCAGCAGGCGCACGACATGCTCGTCGACGTCATCACCGCCTACGTCAACGGCGCCACCGCTGAGGGCTACGCCGAAGACTGGGACCTCGAGCAGCTGTGGACCGCGCTGAAGCAGCTCTACCCGGTGGGCATCGACCACCACGACCTGCTCGACAACGACGCCATCGGTGAGCCCGGTGAGCTGACCCGTGAAGAGCTGCTCGACGCTCTCGTCGAGGACGCCGAAAAGGCTTATGCCACACGCGAAGCCGAGATTGAGGCCCTTGCCGGTGAGGGCGCCATGCGCCAGCTGGAACGCAATGTGCTGCTCAACGTGATCGACCGCAAGTGGCGCGAGCACCTCTACGAGATGGACTACCTCAAGGAGGGCATCGGCCTGCGGGCCATGGCGCAGCGCGATCCGCTGGTCGAGTACCAGCGCGAGGGCTACGACATGTTCGTCGGCATGCTCGACGGCCTCAAGGAGGAGTCGGTCGGCTTCCTGTTCAACGTCCAGGTGGAGGCCACTCCGGCACCCGCGGTCGCGCCGGTCGACACTCCGGCCGGGCTGGCCGATCTGGGCAACCAGCAGCAGGAGCCGGCACCGGCCTTGCGCGCCAAGGGAATCGACGACGACGATTCGCGTCAGCTGACCTACAGCGGCCCCGCCGAAGACGGCTCGGCCGAGGTGCAGCGCAACGGTGGCGGTAAGCACGCCGCGACGGCGGGCACCACCCGCAAGGAGCGCCGCGAGGCGGCTCGCAAGCAGTCGAAGAGCAGCAGCAGGCTGCGCCGGGGTTAA
- a CDS encoding Imm61 family immunity protein, whose translation MRLEIGLTAAFERWAHRAGFQITEASSTDGRAIVWDGGGEIRYFLGVDADGWIVATCSERMGREQFELASTLPSLIERKFIADFARPIRPLSGLPALAHPRTAEDVAAGYSIGRQHFWGKDRCTLVDPEGRVVAVVGGGELVDTMKVVYLSVLASNTVEAIEQSFLDPEGKPVFSIRDD comes from the coding sequence ATGAGGCTTGAGATCGGTTTGACTGCCGCATTTGAACGCTGGGCGCACCGAGCCGGTTTCCAGATTACGGAGGCGTCCTCGACGGACGGGCGAGCGATCGTGTGGGACGGCGGTGGAGAGATTCGCTACTTCCTCGGTGTTGATGCAGACGGCTGGATCGTCGCAACGTGCTCAGAACGTATGGGAAGAGAGCAGTTTGAGCTCGCCTCCACCCTGCCCTCGTTGATTGAGCGCAAGTTCATAGCGGATTTCGCCCGACCAATCAGACCCCTCAGCGGACTACCAGCTCTTGCGCACCCTCGCACTGCCGAGGATGTGGCGGCCGGCTACTCGATCGGCAGGCAACATTTTTGGGGCAAAGACCGGTGCACCCTCGTTGACCCTGAGGGTCGAGTGGTGGCTGTTGTGGGCGGCGGTGAGTTGGTCGACACGATGAAAGTTGTTTACCTGTCAGTGCTTGCCTCGAACACGGTGGAAGCGATCGAACAGTCGTTCTTGGACCCGGAGGGCAAGCCAGTGTTCTCTATTCGGGATGACTAG
- a CDS encoding glycohydrolase toxin TNT-related protein (This protein contains a domain related to Tuberculosis Necrotizing Toxin, which is the C-terminal effector domain of outer membrane channel protein CpnT, and which has a lethal NAD+-glycohydrolase activity.) yields MAHRRRRGGEGPGDHGRLARTGGQDVRVPRASQCRGGGHELDRAGSNGGAFLADSGAPLGTRGMPPGIADDYHRFVGTGQPIPAGLPWEVRFGPLKEAFGQPGEPISGS; encoded by the coding sequence GTGGCACACCGGCGCCGACGAGGTGGAGAAGGCCCTGGCGATCATGGCCGACTTGCTCGGACAGGCGGGCAAGACGTTCGCGTCCCAAGAGCAAGCCAATGCCGCGGAGGTGGACATGAGTTGGACCGCGCGGGATCAAACGGCGGTGCCTTCCTGGCAGACAGCGGCGCACCGCTTGGCACCCGCGGCATGCCGCCGGGTATCGCCGATGACTATCACCGGTTCGTGGGCACCGGCCAGCCGATCCCGGCCGGCCTGCCCTGGGAGGTTCGCTTCGGACCGTTGAAGGAGGCGTTCGGCCAGCCGGGGGAGCCAATCAGTGGGTCGTAA
- a CDS encoding IS110 family transposase, which yields MNQDSPDGASRFWCGIDWGGCSHHLCVLDDNGHQLLSRKIAHTVDGLMALVEVIASLAGSVRIAIERAEGLLVEHLQQHCGAEIYCVSPKISARARERYRMAAAKSDEFDAYVLADTLRHQYAQWRPLAVASPALAELIAVSRDRQRILDMQVDTENRLRSILEAYHPAPLHLFSSLDRDITLAFIRTFPTPAQASRITTRRMGGFTGRHGYSGRQKPETLIARMQPHLLSASEGTVAGKALAAKAFTEQLALLNTHLRAHDKRLGELLDMHPDTPIFTSFPGIGPVTAGVLISEMGEQRSRFPSAPSLLAETGLAPVTKASGRTRQVRFRYAANRRMRHAIDWWMFVAVREDPWSADIYEHARAAGQPHHRALRGLGARWCRILWRCWHDHALYDPVIHRRATAA from the coding sequence ATGAATCAGGATAGTCCGGACGGTGCAAGTCGTTTCTGGTGCGGCATCGATTGGGGCGGATGCTCCCATCACCTCTGCGTCCTCGACGACAACGGCCACCAGCTCCTCAGCCGAAAGATCGCGCACACCGTCGACGGTTTGATGGCCCTGGTCGAGGTGATCGCCTCGTTGGCCGGCTCGGTGCGCATCGCCATCGAACGTGCTGAGGGCTTGCTCGTCGAGCATCTGCAACAGCACTGTGGCGCCGAAATCTATTGCGTTTCACCGAAGATCTCGGCGCGTGCACGTGAACGGTATCGGATGGCGGCAGCCAAGTCCGACGAGTTCGATGCCTACGTTTTGGCCGACACATTGCGTCATCAGTACGCTCAGTGGCGGCCCTTAGCTGTTGCGTCACCGGCACTGGCCGAGCTCATCGCGGTCAGCCGGGATCGTCAGCGCATCCTGGACATGCAAGTGGATACCGAGAATCGGCTGCGGTCGATCCTGGAGGCCTACCACCCCGCACCTTTGCACCTGTTCTCCTCATTGGACCGTGACATCACCCTGGCGTTCATCCGGACCTTTCCCACTCCCGCGCAGGCGAGCAGGATCACGACTAGACGAATGGGTGGATTCACCGGCCGACACGGCTACAGTGGCCGACAGAAACCCGAGACCCTCATCGCCCGGATGCAGCCTCATCTGTTGTCGGCCAGCGAAGGCACCGTCGCCGGTAAAGCTTTGGCGGCCAAAGCCTTTACAGAACAGCTCGCGCTACTCAACACTCATCTTCGAGCTCACGACAAGCGGCTGGGCGAGCTGCTCGACATGCACCCGGACACCCCGATCTTCACCAGTTTCCCCGGTATCGGACCCGTCACCGCCGGCGTCTTGATCTCCGAAATGGGTGAACAGCGCAGCCGTTTCCCATCGGCGCCGTCGTTATTGGCCGAGACCGGCTTGGCTCCGGTCACCAAGGCCTCCGGGCGCACCCGTCAGGTGAGGTTCCGCTACGCCGCCAACCGGCGAATGCGCCACGCCATCGACTGGTGGATGTTCGTCGCCGTTCGTGAAGACCCTTGGTCGGCCGACATCTACGAACACGCCCGCGCCGCCGGCCAACCACACCATCGTGCTCTGCGTGGCCTGGGTGCGCGCTGGTGCCGCATTCTGTGGCGCTGCTGGCACGATCACGCCCTCTACGACCCGGTCATCCACCGCCGCGCCACCGCGGCGTAG
- a CDS encoding alpha/beta fold hydrolase, with product MAETRGFVEANGLTFAYIEEGAGPLVLMLHGFPDTAHTWDHLRPLIAARGYRAVSPFMRGYHPTAVPAADPGQETLARDVLALISALGASEAVLIGHDWGAAAVYGAAALRPDLVSKLITVAIPHPATLKPSLRKVWGVRHFAAYKLPGAAKRFARNNFEALPAIYRRWSPTWTPDFSEFDAVRECFSSPGSLDAAFGYYRKLSPLPSASLKKKITVPTVVIAGTDDPVAEPSDYRRAARMFKGEYIVEEVPGGHFMHREHPALFAARVLGHL from the coding sequence GTGGCTGAGACGAGGGGATTCGTCGAGGCGAACGGACTGACGTTCGCCTACATCGAGGAGGGCGCAGGACCTCTGGTGCTGATGCTCCACGGGTTCCCGGACACCGCGCACACGTGGGATCACCTTCGTCCGCTGATTGCTGCCCGCGGCTATCGGGCCGTCAGCCCGTTCATGCGGGGCTATCACCCGACTGCGGTGCCTGCCGCAGATCCCGGTCAGGAGACGCTGGCGCGGGACGTGCTGGCGCTGATATCTGCGTTGGGGGCTTCCGAGGCCGTGCTCATCGGTCACGACTGGGGTGCCGCGGCGGTCTACGGTGCGGCGGCGCTGAGGCCGGATTTGGTTTCCAAGCTGATCACTGTGGCGATTCCACATCCCGCGACGTTGAAGCCTTCACTTCGGAAGGTCTGGGGTGTCAGGCATTTCGCCGCGTACAAGCTGCCCGGGGCGGCGAAGCGGTTCGCACGCAACAATTTCGAGGCGTTACCCGCCATCTATCGGCGATGGTCGCCAACGTGGACTCCTGACTTCTCGGAATTCGACGCGGTGCGCGAGTGCTTCTCAAGCCCGGGGAGCCTCGATGCCGCGTTCGGCTACTACCGGAAACTGTCACCGCTGCCGTCGGCGTCATTAAAGAAGAAGATCACCGTGCCGACAGTCGTCATCGCCGGAACTGACGACCCGGTCGCCGAGCCGTCGGACTACCGCCGCGCTGCGCGGATGTTCAAGGGCGAGTACATCGTTGAGGAAGTCCCGGGCGGACACTTCATGCATCGCGAACATCCGGCGCTGTTCGCGGCGCGGGTTCTGGGCCACCTCTAG
- a CDS encoding ComF family protein: MLDLILPLECGGCGAPSTTWCDACAASLKVHTDEPHLVTPRIDPGVPVFALGRYAGPRRQAIVALKEHGRRDLVAPLARALALGIHQLETWGILDTPFTIVPAPTRASAARRRGGDPVTRIAIRATRQHPQTRVTQALKTRAMVRDSVGLTIADRERNLAGRIKITKQVEGDVLLVDDIVTTGATAREAVRTFTKTGVNVTAVLTLAHA, translated from the coding sequence ATGCTCGACCTCATCCTCCCGCTCGAATGCGGAGGGTGCGGTGCGCCGTCGACCACGTGGTGCGACGCCTGCGCCGCGTCGCTGAAGGTCCACACCGACGAACCGCACCTCGTCACCCCGCGCATCGACCCCGGCGTGCCCGTCTTCGCTCTCGGCCGCTACGCCGGCCCCCGCCGGCAGGCCATTGTCGCGCTCAAAGAGCACGGCCGTCGCGACCTCGTCGCCCCGCTGGCCCGCGCCCTGGCCCTAGGCATCCATCAACTCGAAACCTGGGGCATCCTCGACACCCCGTTCACCATCGTCCCGGCCCCCACCCGTGCCTCGGCTGCCCGCCGCCGCGGCGGCGACCCCGTCACTCGCATCGCCATCCGGGCCACCCGGCAGCACCCGCAGACGAGAGTCACCCAGGCCCTGAAAACGCGAGCGATGGTCCGCGACTCCGTCGGCCTGACGATTGCCGACCGCGAGCGAAACCTTGCCGGCCGCATCAAGATCACCAAACAAGTCGAAGGTGACGTCCTGCTGGTGGACGACATCGTCACCACCGGCGCCACCGCCCGCGAGGCGGTGCGGACCTTCACCAAAACCGGTGTGAATGTAACGGCGGTGTTGACCCTCGCGCACGCCTGA